In Clupea harengus chromosome 1, Ch_v2.0.2, whole genome shotgun sequence, one DNA window encodes the following:
- the cdc27 gene encoding cell division cycle protein 27 homolog isoform X1 yields the protein MTVLQEPVQAAVWHALNHYAYRDAVFLAERLYAEVHSEEGLFLLATCYYRSGKAYKAYHLLKGHSCTTPQCKYLLAKCCVELSKLAEGEQILTGGVLNKQKSQDDIVSEFGDAACFTLALLGQIYCKTDRLAKGSECYQKSLSLNPFLWSPFESLCQIGERPDPEQIFKLTSLQNFSSGSGGGLNQLPISPAHTPSHNPSHRQVDSVLMETPQDTLELNRLNLESSNTKYSTLGTDSSMSYIDSSVISPDLVPLSTGGSVLSKQPQNKPKSGRSLMGGPAALSPLTPSFGILPLEPSPGDPTYMQSYGHSGSGMEPPPAAGPPKKSLARISQVGTKSVFAQSGNSREVIPIPFNQTQTTAPQTSTTPQVLSPTIAAPPNVQPRRSSRLFTSASSTAKENSKKLKMKFPTKIPNRKTKTKTGKGGITPSNLNESIELLKLDSSLCEGKGSLGSSHLQAFTLQKAAADGLMSLMRDVGRGYVALCSYNCKEAINILSQLPTHHYNTGWVLSQIGRAHFELAEYTQAERIFSEVRRIESYRVEGMEIYSTTLWHLQKDVALSALSKDLTDMDKNSPEPWCVAGNCFSLQREHDIAIKFFTRAIQVDPSFAYAYTLLGHELVLTEELEKALGCFRNAIRLNTRHYNAWYGLGMIYYKQEKFNLAEIHFKKALSINPQSSVLLCHIGVVQHALKKSDHALETLNRAISIDPKNPLCKFHRASILFANEKYKAALQELEELKQIVPKESLVYFLIGKVYKKLGQTHLALMNFSWAMDLDPKGANNQIKEAIDKRYLPDDEEPVIPEDYPYFSTADVEESQESSMTDADDTQLHTAESDEVL from the exons ATGACGGTGTTGCAGGAACCTGTCCAG gcTGCTGTTTGGCACGCTTTAAACCACTATGCCTATCGTGATGCAGTTTTCCTGGCAGAAAGGCTCTATGCTGAAG TGCATTCAGAGGAGGGTCTCTTCCTGTTAGCCACATGTTACTACCGCTCGGGAAAGGCCTACAAGGCCTACCACCTCCTGAAGGGTCACAGCTGTACCACGCCGCAATGCAAATACCTCCTGGCCAAATGCTGTGTAGAGCTCAGCAA GCTTGCAGAGGGAGAGCAGATTCTGACTGGAGGAGTCCTGAATAAACAGAAGAGTCAGGATGACATCGTCTCAGAGTTCGGGGACGCTGCTTGCTTCACATTGGCTCTACTTGGTCAAATTTACTG CAAAACAGACCGGCTTGCCAAGGGTTCAGAGTGTTATCAGAAGAGCCTGAGTTTGAACCCTTTCCTTTGGTCTCCCTTTGAATCCCTCTGTCAAATTG GTGAGCGGCCCGACCCAGAACAGATATTCAAACTGACGTCCCTGCAGAACTTCAGCAGTGGGAGTGGAGGCGGACTCAACCAGCTACCAATTAGCCCAGCCCATACGCCCAGTCACAACCCCTCTCACCGCCAGGTGGACAGTGTCCTCATGGAGACTCCACAGGACACATTA GAGTTAAACCGCCTCAACCTGGAGTCGTCCAACACCAAGTACTCTACTTTGGGTACGGACTCGTCCATGTCCTACATCGACTCGTCTGTGATCTCGCCTGACTTAGTGCCTCTGAGCACGGGTGGCTCGGTGCTCAGCAAGCAGCCGCAGAACAAGCCCAAGAGTGGCCGCAGTCTGATGGGTGGCCCTGCCGCCCTCAGCCCCCTCACacccag TTTTGGTATCCTGCCCCTGGAGCCCAGCCCGGGAGACCCCACGTACATGCAGAGCTACGGTCACAGTGGCTCAGGGATGGAGCCGCCGCCCGCTGCCGGTCCACCAAAGAAG tctcttGCCCGAATCAGCCAAGTCGGCACAAAGTCAGTGTTTGCACAGAGTGGGAACAGCAGAGAGGTCATCCCCATCCCCTTCAACCAGACCCAGACCACTGCCCCACAAACCAG TACCACACCTCAAGTGCTGAGCCCAACCATCGCTGCGCCTCCTAACGTGCAGCCGAGGAGAAGCTCCAGACTCTTCACCAGTGCCAGTTCTACtgccaag GAGAACAGCAAGAAACTAAAAATGAAGTTCCCCACGAAGATCCCCAACCGGAAGACTAAAACCAAGACGGGTAAGGGGGGCATCACACCCTCTAACCTTAACGAAAGCATCGAGCTGCTCAAACTCGACTCCTCCCTCTGTGAAGGCAAGGGCAGCCTGGGCTCCTCCCACCTGCAGGCTTTCACCCTGCAGAAGGCGGCCGCAG ATGGACTGATGAGCCTGATGCGGGACGTTGGGCGAGGCTACGTGGCTCTCTGCTCCTACAACTGCAAAGAGGCCATCAACATCCTGAGCCAGCTacccacacaccactacaacaccGGCTGGGTCCTGAGCCAGATCGGACGTGCACACTTCGAGCTGGCCGAGTACACGCAG GCGGAGCGGATCTTCTCGGAGGTGCGGCGGATTGAGAGCTACCGTGTTGAGGGCATGGAGATCTACTCCACCACCCTGTGGCACCTGCAGAAGGACGTGGCGCTCTCAGCCCTCTCCAAAGACCTCACCGATATGGACAAGAACTCACCTGAG CCTTGGTGTGTAGCGGGTAACTGTTTCAGTCTTCAGCGGGAACATGACATTGCCATTAAGTTCTTCACGCGTGCGATCCAGGTGGACCCCAGCTTTGCGTACGCTTATACACTCCTGGGCCACGAGCTGGTGCTAACGGAAGAGCTGGAGAAAGCTCTGGGATGCTTCCGTAACGCCATCCGCCTCAACACACGCCACTACAATGCCTG GTATGGCTTAGGTATGATCTACTACAAGCAGGAGAAGTTCAACCTGGCAGAGATCCACTTTAAGAAGGCCCTGAGCATCAACCCTCAGAGTTCAGTGCTGTTGTGCCATATTGGAGTG GTTCAGCACGCACTGAAGAAATCTGATCACGCCTTGGAGACCCTGAACAGAGCCATCAGCATCGACCCCAAAAACCCACTATGCAAATTCCACAGGGCGTCCATTCTCTTCGCGAATGAGAAGTACAAG GCTGCTCTGCAGGAACTGGAGGAGCTGAAACAGATTGTGCCCAAAGAGTCACTTGTTTACTTTTTAATAGGAAAG GTCTATAAGAAGCTCGGTCAGACTCATCTGGCGCTCATGAACTTCTCCTGGGCCATGGACCTGGACCCCAAAGGGGCTAACAACCAGATCAAAGAGGCCATAGACAAGAGATACCTCCCAGATGACGAGGAGCCAGTCATCCCTGAGGACTACCCCTACTTTTCAA CAGCCGACGTAGAGGAGTCGCAAGAGAGCAGTATGACGGACGCAGATGACACGCAGCTCCACACAGCCGAGAGCGACGAGGTCCTGTAA
- the cdc27 gene encoding cell division cycle protein 27 homolog isoform X3, with amino-acid sequence MTVLQEPVQAAVWHALNHYAYRDAVFLAERLYAEVHSEEGLFLLATCYYRSGKAYKAYHLLKGHSCTTPQCKYLLAKCCVELSKLAEGEQILTGGVLNKQKSQDDIVSEFGDAACFTLALLGQIYCKTDRLAKGSECYQKSLSLNPFLWSPFESLCQIGERPDPEQIFKLTSLQNFSSGSGGGLNQLPISPAHTPSHNPSHRQVDSVLMETPQDTLELNRLNLESSNTKYSTLGTDSSMSYIDSSVISPDLVPLSTGGSVLSKQPQNKPKSGRSLMGGPAALSPLTPSFGILPLEPSPGDPTYMQSYGHSGSGMEPPPAAGPPKKSLARISQVGTKSVFAQSGNSREVIPIPFNQTQTTAPQTSTTPQVLSPTIAAPPNVQPRRSSRLFTSASSTAKENSKKLKMKFPTKIPNRKTKTKTDGLMSLMRDVGRGYVALCSYNCKEAINILSQLPTHHYNTGWVLSQIGRAHFELAEYTQAERIFSEVRRIESYRVEGMEIYSTTLWHLQKDVALSALSKDLTDMDKNSPEPWCVAGNCFSLQREHDIAIKFFTRAIQVDPSFAYAYTLLGHELVLTEELEKALGCFRNAIRLNTRHYNAWYGLGMIYYKQEKFNLAEIHFKKALSINPQSSVLLCHIGVVQHALKKSDHALETLNRAISIDPKNPLCKFHRASILFANEKYKAALQELEELKQIVPKESLVYFLIGKVYKKLGQTHLALMNFSWAMDLDPKGANNQIKEAIDKRYLPDDEEPVIPEDYPYFSTADVEESQESSMTDADDTQLHTAESDEVL; translated from the exons ATGACGGTGTTGCAGGAACCTGTCCAG gcTGCTGTTTGGCACGCTTTAAACCACTATGCCTATCGTGATGCAGTTTTCCTGGCAGAAAGGCTCTATGCTGAAG TGCATTCAGAGGAGGGTCTCTTCCTGTTAGCCACATGTTACTACCGCTCGGGAAAGGCCTACAAGGCCTACCACCTCCTGAAGGGTCACAGCTGTACCACGCCGCAATGCAAATACCTCCTGGCCAAATGCTGTGTAGAGCTCAGCAA GCTTGCAGAGGGAGAGCAGATTCTGACTGGAGGAGTCCTGAATAAACAGAAGAGTCAGGATGACATCGTCTCAGAGTTCGGGGACGCTGCTTGCTTCACATTGGCTCTACTTGGTCAAATTTACTG CAAAACAGACCGGCTTGCCAAGGGTTCAGAGTGTTATCAGAAGAGCCTGAGTTTGAACCCTTTCCTTTGGTCTCCCTTTGAATCCCTCTGTCAAATTG GTGAGCGGCCCGACCCAGAACAGATATTCAAACTGACGTCCCTGCAGAACTTCAGCAGTGGGAGTGGAGGCGGACTCAACCAGCTACCAATTAGCCCAGCCCATACGCCCAGTCACAACCCCTCTCACCGCCAGGTGGACAGTGTCCTCATGGAGACTCCACAGGACACATTA GAGTTAAACCGCCTCAACCTGGAGTCGTCCAACACCAAGTACTCTACTTTGGGTACGGACTCGTCCATGTCCTACATCGACTCGTCTGTGATCTCGCCTGACTTAGTGCCTCTGAGCACGGGTGGCTCGGTGCTCAGCAAGCAGCCGCAGAACAAGCCCAAGAGTGGCCGCAGTCTGATGGGTGGCCCTGCCGCCCTCAGCCCCCTCACacccag TTTTGGTATCCTGCCCCTGGAGCCCAGCCCGGGAGACCCCACGTACATGCAGAGCTACGGTCACAGTGGCTCAGGGATGGAGCCGCCGCCCGCTGCCGGTCCACCAAAGAAG tctcttGCCCGAATCAGCCAAGTCGGCACAAAGTCAGTGTTTGCACAGAGTGGGAACAGCAGAGAGGTCATCCCCATCCCCTTCAACCAGACCCAGACCACTGCCCCACAAACCAG TACCACACCTCAAGTGCTGAGCCCAACCATCGCTGCGCCTCCTAACGTGCAGCCGAGGAGAAGCTCCAGACTCTTCACCAGTGCCAGTTCTACtgccaag GAGAACAGCAAGAAACTAAAAATGAAGTTCCCCACGAAGATCCCCAACCGGAAGACTAAAACCAAGACGG ATGGACTGATGAGCCTGATGCGGGACGTTGGGCGAGGCTACGTGGCTCTCTGCTCCTACAACTGCAAAGAGGCCATCAACATCCTGAGCCAGCTacccacacaccactacaacaccGGCTGGGTCCTGAGCCAGATCGGACGTGCACACTTCGAGCTGGCCGAGTACACGCAG GCGGAGCGGATCTTCTCGGAGGTGCGGCGGATTGAGAGCTACCGTGTTGAGGGCATGGAGATCTACTCCACCACCCTGTGGCACCTGCAGAAGGACGTGGCGCTCTCAGCCCTCTCCAAAGACCTCACCGATATGGACAAGAACTCACCTGAG CCTTGGTGTGTAGCGGGTAACTGTTTCAGTCTTCAGCGGGAACATGACATTGCCATTAAGTTCTTCACGCGTGCGATCCAGGTGGACCCCAGCTTTGCGTACGCTTATACACTCCTGGGCCACGAGCTGGTGCTAACGGAAGAGCTGGAGAAAGCTCTGGGATGCTTCCGTAACGCCATCCGCCTCAACACACGCCACTACAATGCCTG GTATGGCTTAGGTATGATCTACTACAAGCAGGAGAAGTTCAACCTGGCAGAGATCCACTTTAAGAAGGCCCTGAGCATCAACCCTCAGAGTTCAGTGCTGTTGTGCCATATTGGAGTG GTTCAGCACGCACTGAAGAAATCTGATCACGCCTTGGAGACCCTGAACAGAGCCATCAGCATCGACCCCAAAAACCCACTATGCAAATTCCACAGGGCGTCCATTCTCTTCGCGAATGAGAAGTACAAG GCTGCTCTGCAGGAACTGGAGGAGCTGAAACAGATTGTGCCCAAAGAGTCACTTGTTTACTTTTTAATAGGAAAG GTCTATAAGAAGCTCGGTCAGACTCATCTGGCGCTCATGAACTTCTCCTGGGCCATGGACCTGGACCCCAAAGGGGCTAACAACCAGATCAAAGAGGCCATAGACAAGAGATACCTCCCAGATGACGAGGAGCCAGTCATCCCTGAGGACTACCCCTACTTTTCAA CAGCCGACGTAGAGGAGTCGCAAGAGAGCAGTATGACGGACGCAGATGACACGCAGCTCCACACAGCCGAGAGCGACGAGGTCCTGTAA
- the cdc27 gene encoding cell division cycle protein 27 homolog isoform X2, with amino-acid sequence MTVLQEPVQAAVWHALNHYAYRDAVFLAERLYAEVHSEEGLFLLATCYYRSGKAYKAYHLLKGHSCTTPQCKYLLAKCCVELSKLAEGEQILTGGVLNKQKSQDDIVSEFGDAACFTLALLGQIYCKTDRLAKGSECYQKSLSLNPFLWSPFESLCQIGERPDPEQIFKLTSLQNFSSGSGGGLNQLPISPAHTPSHNPSHRQVDSVLMETPQDTLELNRLNLESSNTKYSTLGTDSSMSYIDSSVISPDLVPLSTGGSVLSKQPQNKPKSGRSLMGGPAALSPLTPSFGILPLEPSPGDPTYMQSYGHSGSGMEPPPAAGPPKKSLARISQVGTKSVFAQSGNSREVIPIPFNQTQTTAPQTSTTPQVLSPTIAAPPNVQPRRSSRLFTSASSTAKENSKKLKMKFPTKIPNRKTKTKTGKGGITPSNLNESIELLKLDSSLCEGKGSLGSSHLQAFTLQKAAADGLMSLMRDVGRGYVALCSYNCKEAINILSQLPTHHYNTGWVLSQIGRAHFELAEYTQAERIFSEVRRIESYRVEGMEIYSTTLWHLQKDVALSALSKDLTDMDKNSPEPWCVAGNCFSLQREHDIAIKFFTRAIQVDPSFAYAYTLLGHELVLTEELEKALGCFRNAIRLNTRHYNAWYGLGMIYYKQEKFNLAEIHFKKALSINPQSSVLLCHIGVVQHALKKSDHALETLNRAISIDPKNPLCKFHRASILFANEKYKAALQELEELKQIVPKESLVYFLIGKVYKKLGQTHLALMNFSWAMDLDPKGANNQIKEAIDKRYLPDDEEPVIPEDYPYFSTDVEESQESSMTDADDTQLHTAESDEVL; translated from the exons ATGACGGTGTTGCAGGAACCTGTCCAG gcTGCTGTTTGGCACGCTTTAAACCACTATGCCTATCGTGATGCAGTTTTCCTGGCAGAAAGGCTCTATGCTGAAG TGCATTCAGAGGAGGGTCTCTTCCTGTTAGCCACATGTTACTACCGCTCGGGAAAGGCCTACAAGGCCTACCACCTCCTGAAGGGTCACAGCTGTACCACGCCGCAATGCAAATACCTCCTGGCCAAATGCTGTGTAGAGCTCAGCAA GCTTGCAGAGGGAGAGCAGATTCTGACTGGAGGAGTCCTGAATAAACAGAAGAGTCAGGATGACATCGTCTCAGAGTTCGGGGACGCTGCTTGCTTCACATTGGCTCTACTTGGTCAAATTTACTG CAAAACAGACCGGCTTGCCAAGGGTTCAGAGTGTTATCAGAAGAGCCTGAGTTTGAACCCTTTCCTTTGGTCTCCCTTTGAATCCCTCTGTCAAATTG GTGAGCGGCCCGACCCAGAACAGATATTCAAACTGACGTCCCTGCAGAACTTCAGCAGTGGGAGTGGAGGCGGACTCAACCAGCTACCAATTAGCCCAGCCCATACGCCCAGTCACAACCCCTCTCACCGCCAGGTGGACAGTGTCCTCATGGAGACTCCACAGGACACATTA GAGTTAAACCGCCTCAACCTGGAGTCGTCCAACACCAAGTACTCTACTTTGGGTACGGACTCGTCCATGTCCTACATCGACTCGTCTGTGATCTCGCCTGACTTAGTGCCTCTGAGCACGGGTGGCTCGGTGCTCAGCAAGCAGCCGCAGAACAAGCCCAAGAGTGGCCGCAGTCTGATGGGTGGCCCTGCCGCCCTCAGCCCCCTCACacccag TTTTGGTATCCTGCCCCTGGAGCCCAGCCCGGGAGACCCCACGTACATGCAGAGCTACGGTCACAGTGGCTCAGGGATGGAGCCGCCGCCCGCTGCCGGTCCACCAAAGAAG tctcttGCCCGAATCAGCCAAGTCGGCACAAAGTCAGTGTTTGCACAGAGTGGGAACAGCAGAGAGGTCATCCCCATCCCCTTCAACCAGACCCAGACCACTGCCCCACAAACCAG TACCACACCTCAAGTGCTGAGCCCAACCATCGCTGCGCCTCCTAACGTGCAGCCGAGGAGAAGCTCCAGACTCTTCACCAGTGCCAGTTCTACtgccaag GAGAACAGCAAGAAACTAAAAATGAAGTTCCCCACGAAGATCCCCAACCGGAAGACTAAAACCAAGACGGGTAAGGGGGGCATCACACCCTCTAACCTTAACGAAAGCATCGAGCTGCTCAAACTCGACTCCTCCCTCTGTGAAGGCAAGGGCAGCCTGGGCTCCTCCCACCTGCAGGCTTTCACCCTGCAGAAGGCGGCCGCAG ATGGACTGATGAGCCTGATGCGGGACGTTGGGCGAGGCTACGTGGCTCTCTGCTCCTACAACTGCAAAGAGGCCATCAACATCCTGAGCCAGCTacccacacaccactacaacaccGGCTGGGTCCTGAGCCAGATCGGACGTGCACACTTCGAGCTGGCCGAGTACACGCAG GCGGAGCGGATCTTCTCGGAGGTGCGGCGGATTGAGAGCTACCGTGTTGAGGGCATGGAGATCTACTCCACCACCCTGTGGCACCTGCAGAAGGACGTGGCGCTCTCAGCCCTCTCCAAAGACCTCACCGATATGGACAAGAACTCACCTGAG CCTTGGTGTGTAGCGGGTAACTGTTTCAGTCTTCAGCGGGAACATGACATTGCCATTAAGTTCTTCACGCGTGCGATCCAGGTGGACCCCAGCTTTGCGTACGCTTATACACTCCTGGGCCACGAGCTGGTGCTAACGGAAGAGCTGGAGAAAGCTCTGGGATGCTTCCGTAACGCCATCCGCCTCAACACACGCCACTACAATGCCTG GTATGGCTTAGGTATGATCTACTACAAGCAGGAGAAGTTCAACCTGGCAGAGATCCACTTTAAGAAGGCCCTGAGCATCAACCCTCAGAGTTCAGTGCTGTTGTGCCATATTGGAGTG GTTCAGCACGCACTGAAGAAATCTGATCACGCCTTGGAGACCCTGAACAGAGCCATCAGCATCGACCCCAAAAACCCACTATGCAAATTCCACAGGGCGTCCATTCTCTTCGCGAATGAGAAGTACAAG GCTGCTCTGCAGGAACTGGAGGAGCTGAAACAGATTGTGCCCAAAGAGTCACTTGTTTACTTTTTAATAGGAAAG GTCTATAAGAAGCTCGGTCAGACTCATCTGGCGCTCATGAACTTCTCCTGGGCCATGGACCTGGACCCCAAAGGGGCTAACAACCAGATCAAAGAGGCCATAGACAAGAGATACCTCCCAGATGACGAGGAGCCAGTCATCCCTGAGGACTACCCCTACTTTTCAA CCGACGTAGAGGAGTCGCAAGAGAGCAGTATGACGGACGCAGATGACACGCAGCTCCACACAGCCGAGAGCGACGAGGTCCTGTAA